Proteins encoded together in one Chitinophaga sp. LS1 window:
- a CDS encoding M13 family metallopeptidase — protein MKSIYALQLSLLAAISWTACNNNTTSEQAGTNQDTLKIPAFDVSSIDSTVNPCDDFDNFVNGNWKKNNPVPSTESRWGAFNVLDKQNKEIRLKGIILDLAAKKDLKKGTEEQQISDFYRSFYDTATIEKLGMTPLQPYLDKINAIQSLEDWAKVSGELQTLGISTVATFYIGADSRNSKMNAVYENQGGLSLGERSYYERTDSATKAVRDEFVKHIDKQFSQAGFKDANPGQTILDFETKLAKLQLTNVQLRDPVATYNKVAFSELKKLAPEFSWDGYAEVQQVKVDTIILENKAYVTNSAKLVKATPLETLKTYARWQTLSRFAGYLPKAIDQENFHFFATVMRGTKAQKPRLERAIRATDGTMGYPLGKLFVKQYFPESSKQKVSEMIENVRAVYGERVDSLKWMSAATKEMAHKKLKSFTYKIGYPDKWKDYSSIDVKPGTLIENVVAATNYKHKEEIEKIGKPVDKSEWEMTPQTVNAYYNPLNNEVVFPAGILQPPFFNADADDAINYGGIIAVIGHEFTHGFDDQGSQFDAEGNLTNWWTPEDRKNFMTLANRYIRYFNGIEVLPGFHINGALTIGENIADLGGLTLAYHALEKSLKGKPEPAKIDGYTWQQRFFLGWAQVWHGNSTEAALRNQVQTDPHSPATSRIDGPLPHLKEFNDAWGCTGGKMKLADTARVVIW, from the coding sequence ATGAAGAGCATTTACGCTTTACAACTATCGTTGTTGGCTGCCATCTCATGGACGGCCTGCAACAACAACACCACATCAGAACAGGCGGGGACAAACCAGGACACCCTAAAAATTCCCGCGTTTGACGTAAGTTCCATTGACAGTACTGTGAATCCCTGCGATGATTTCGACAACTTTGTAAACGGCAACTGGAAGAAAAATAACCCGGTTCCTTCTACAGAAAGCCGTTGGGGCGCATTCAATGTTCTTGATAAACAGAACAAAGAAATAAGATTGAAAGGCATTATCCTGGACCTGGCCGCTAAAAAAGACCTGAAAAAAGGTACTGAAGAGCAACAGATCTCCGATTTCTACCGCTCCTTCTATGATACTGCTACCATCGAAAAACTGGGTATGACCCCGTTACAGCCTTACCTGGATAAGATTAACGCTATCCAGTCACTGGAAGACTGGGCAAAAGTATCTGGTGAGCTCCAGACCCTGGGTATCAGCACAGTCGCCACTTTCTATATCGGCGCTGACTCACGTAACAGTAAGATGAATGCTGTATACGAGAACCAGGGCGGTCTCAGCCTCGGCGAAAGAAGCTATTATGAAAGAACAGATAGCGCTACCAAAGCGGTTCGCGATGAATTCGTAAAGCATATAGATAAACAATTCTCTCAGGCAGGTTTCAAAGATGCAAACCCAGGTCAGACGATCCTGGACTTCGAAACCAAACTGGCTAAACTGCAACTCACCAACGTACAGCTGCGTGACCCGGTGGCTACTTATAATAAGGTGGCTTTTTCTGAGCTGAAAAAACTGGCTCCGGAATTTAGCTGGGATGGTTATGCCGAAGTACAACAGGTGAAAGTCGATACCATCATCCTGGAAAACAAGGCATATGTCACCAATTCAGCTAAACTGGTAAAAGCAACTCCGCTGGAAACCCTGAAAACATATGCACGCTGGCAGACCCTGTCCCGCTTTGCAGGTTACCTGCCTAAGGCGATCGACCAGGAAAACTTCCATTTCTTTGCAACCGTAATGCGTGGAACCAAAGCACAGAAACCTCGTCTGGAACGCGCTATCCGTGCTACTGACGGTACTATGGGCTACCCACTGGGTAAACTGTTTGTAAAACAGTATTTCCCTGAAAGCTCCAAGCAGAAGGTATCTGAAATGATCGAAAACGTTCGTGCCGTATATGGAGAAAGAGTGGACAGCCTGAAATGGATGAGTGCTGCTACCAAAGAAATGGCGCACAAAAAGCTGAAATCCTTCACTTACAAAATCGGTTATCCTGATAAGTGGAAAGATTATTCCAGCATTGATGTGAAACCAGGTACACTGATCGAGAATGTTGTGGCAGCTACCAACTACAAACACAAGGAAGAGATCGAAAAGATCGGCAAGCCTGTGGATAAGTCAGAGTGGGAAATGACACCACAGACCGTGAATGCGTACTACAACCCACTGAACAACGAAGTCGTATTCCCGGCTGGTATTCTGCAACCTCCATTCTTCAATGCAGATGCAGACGATGCGATCAACTATGGTGGCATCATTGCGGTAATCGGGCATGAGTTTACCCATGGCTTTGATGACCAGGGTTCACAGTTCGATGCAGAAGGTAACCTGACTAACTGGTGGACGCCTGAAGATCGTAAGAACTTCATGACACTGGCTAACCGTTATATCCGTTATTTCAACGGTATCGAGGTATTGCCTGGCTTCCATATCAATGGAGCACTGACAATCGGTGAGAACATCGCAGATTTGGGTGGTCTGACACTGGCTTACCATGCACTGGAAAAATCCCTGAAGGGTAAACCGGAACCTGCAAAGATTGATGGATATACCTGGCAACAGCGTTTCTTCCTGGGTTGGGCACAGGTATGGCATGGCAACAGTACAGAAGCTGCGCTGCGCAACCAGGTGCAGACAGATCCACACTCACCGGCTACCAGCCGCATAGATGGCCCGCTGCCTCATCTGAAAGAATTCAATGATGCATGGGGATGTACTGGTGGTAAAATGAAACTGGCAGATACTGCGAGAGTAGTAATCTGGTAA
- a CDS encoding YHS domain-containing protein, whose product MKKISIVFATIAAGVFFACNQPSSEKAAAKADSAMSTVTQPAEDTTALQPIAGKVGDPVCGMPYDTTYHEFSVYKNDTVHFCSPTCKRVFDKNPEKYAAKLGL is encoded by the coding sequence ATGAAAAAGATCTCTATAGTATTCGCAACGATAGCAGCAGGTGTATTTTTTGCCTGCAATCAACCATCTTCTGAGAAAGCTGCCGCAAAGGCAGACTCCGCAATGAGCACTGTCACTCAGCCAGCTGAGGATACGACAGCTTTGCAGCCGATCGCAGGAAAAGTGGGTGATCCGGTGTGTGGCATGCCTTATGATACTACGTACCATGAATTTAGCGTTTATAAGAATGATACAGTGCATTTTTGCTCTCCAACCTGTAAAAGGGTATTCGATAAGAATCCGGAGAAATATGCAGCTAAACTGGGTCTGTAA
- a CDS encoding DUF1398 domain-containing protein: MFTLQEIKNAHAKVKSGADFPQYIRDLKVLGVVRYETYVSDGHTSYYSENGGTVISEEKYDFLEVEKVSNISGFKNGLKEHQEGKSDYMGFCRMCAESGVEKWVVSIGEMRCSYFDVEGGMMVEERIPE, from the coding sequence ATGTTTACATTACAAGAGATTAAAAATGCACATGCAAAGGTGAAATCGGGAGCTGATTTTCCTCAGTATATCAGGGATTTGAAAGTGCTGGGAGTGGTGAGGTATGAGACGTATGTGTCAGATGGGCATACGAGTTATTATAGTGAGAATGGGGGGACGGTTATTTCTGAGGAAAAGTATGATTTTTTGGAAGTGGAAAAAGTGAGTAATATTTCTGGTTTTAAGAATGGTTTGAAGGAGCATCAGGAGGGGAAGAGTGATTACATGGGGTTTTGTAGGATGTGTGCGGAGAGTGGGGTAGAGAAGTGGGTGGTGAGTATAGGGGAGATGAGGTGTAGTTATTTTGATGTGGAGGGGGGAATGATGGTGGAGGAGAGGATACCGGAATAA
- a CDS encoding TonB-dependent receptor yields the protein MNKIYSSLIFIFSILVLAATNVEAQITTSQLTGKVVSAKGEPLPGVTVLAVNTSTGTKYGGQTNAEGRYLINNLNPGGPYTITVTFIGFKKEERTDINLSLGSVTFNFLLQDESTALSEVVVKGNNTGKPGGFRVGQNALKTLPSLNRSFQDFTRGTPQSNNNSFLGSNFRYNNVTLDGAINNDAIGFSPSLGGQTNSSGQPGSSTRTNPVSLDAVQDIQVYLAPYDVKIGNFLGGSINAVTRSGTNEVHASIYAFGRNAAMIGKNNAGDGSKEPSSFHEYQTGVRVGFPIIKDKLFFFTNEEITRRQDPVILAAGSSDMTLLTADQAKQISDHMSALDVDKTGKYNAGTYGNYNIYSNSTKFFNRLDWNINDKHQLSIRNNTIFSEATNLERDQQNFRFSGIDYKQTNNQTSTVAELKSHFNNTVSNSLILGYSSVHDYRDPLSDPSLPQIQIASNGGTIFLGTDREAAIFNMKQKTFEFTDNVNIFKGRHNINIGTHNEFYNITYGFVNSWNGRVDYSSIASFLADQPSRVRGNFNYTDNSRDYIMSHPPAAFKINLYSIYAQDEIQITDRFKLTPGVRLDYTSLPNKQPLSVKTTGAPVDANYGTTYTYTKPSDIKNKYLNNVQISPRLGFNFDINGDQSLILRGGTGIFTGRIPFAWLGYAYYNNGVTYGAYDKKFGYTSASDAPATGSNPVKVNSQGAAQFVTAQGVDVHDATGATQVDMIDNNFKMPSMWRSSLALDYSTQNQWRFTVEGIYTKTINDLKFQQVNLVDNPYYLPYDTKHQQPIYTGAKINSKYTNAYLLSNTKKGYRYSITGQANKTWKFGLNASVAYTYGQSKDITNGIRNSMESNWQLNQALSPNNPGLAYSNFDIRHRIVATTTYKVDWTKENRWVATFAVFFNTSSGVPFSYGFVNSTIQGTPQQVSLVYIPKDQAEARTFFTAANQDMADAFFAYVDGNKYLKTRKGEFTERNGGRTPWNTSADFRFTQDFNFKSGKTLHTITLTYDIVNVTNLINKNWGIQYFSPNTFNSTASVGLKTATAGSATTNPVYTWTNPGTPYSKDFFSSRHQMQLGLRYSF from the coding sequence GTGAATAAGATTTACTCTTCACTAATTTTTATCTTTAGCATCCTTGTACTAGCTGCTACTAACGTAGAGGCGCAGATTACTACGTCACAACTTACCGGTAAGGTAGTAAGCGCAAAAGGCGAACCTTTGCCTGGAGTAACAGTGCTTGCTGTAAACACTTCTACCGGTACTAAATATGGTGGACAAACTAACGCCGAAGGCCGTTACCTGATCAACAACCTGAATCCTGGTGGTCCTTATACCATCACCGTTACCTTCATCGGATTTAAGAAGGAAGAAAGAACTGATATCAACTTATCACTGGGTAGTGTAACCTTCAACTTCCTGTTGCAGGATGAATCTACTGCACTGAGCGAAGTAGTTGTAAAAGGCAACAACACTGGTAAACCAGGCGGTTTCCGTGTAGGTCAGAACGCTTTGAAAACATTGCCTTCTCTGAACCGTAGTTTCCAGGACTTCACTCGCGGTACTCCTCAAAGTAATAACAACTCCTTCCTGGGTTCCAACTTCCGTTATAACAACGTAACCCTGGATGGTGCTATCAATAACGACGCTATCGGCTTTAGCCCTTCTCTGGGTGGTCAGACTAACAGCTCCGGACAGCCAGGTAGCTCTACCCGTACGAACCCGGTTTCTCTGGATGCCGTTCAGGACATTCAGGTATACCTGGCTCCTTACGACGTAAAGATTGGTAACTTCCTCGGTGGTAGTATCAATGCCGTAACACGTAGCGGTACTAACGAAGTACATGCTTCCATTTACGCTTTCGGTCGTAATGCAGCAATGATTGGTAAAAACAACGCAGGTGATGGTTCTAAAGAGCCTTCCAGCTTCCACGAATACCAGACAGGTGTACGTGTTGGTTTCCCAATCATCAAAGACAAATTGTTCTTCTTTACCAACGAAGAGATCACCCGTCGTCAGGATCCTGTGATCCTTGCTGCTGGCTCTTCCGACATGACCTTGCTGACTGCTGATCAGGCTAAACAGATCTCTGATCACATGAGTGCACTGGATGTGGATAAAACTGGTAAATACAACGCAGGTACTTACGGTAACTATAATATCTATTCCAACTCTACTAAGTTCTTTAACCGTTTAGACTGGAATATCAACGACAAACACCAGCTGTCTATCCGTAACAATACCATCTTCTCTGAAGCGACTAACCTGGAGCGTGACCAACAGAACTTCCGTTTCAGCGGTATTGATTACAAACAAACCAACAACCAGACATCAACAGTTGCTGAATTGAAAAGCCATTTCAACAACACGGTGTCAAACAGTTTGATCCTGGGTTATAGCAGTGTTCATGATTACCGTGATCCACTGTCTGATCCTTCACTGCCTCAGATCCAGATCGCGAGCAATGGTGGTACTATCTTCTTAGGTACTGACCGTGAAGCGGCTATCTTCAACATGAAACAAAAGACCTTTGAATTCACCGATAACGTGAACATCTTCAAAGGCAGACATAACATCAATATCGGTACACACAACGAGTTTTACAACATTACTTATGGTTTCGTAAACTCCTGGAATGGCCGTGTTGACTACAGCAGCATTGCTTCTTTCCTGGCTGATCAGCCAAGTCGTGTACGTGGTAACTTCAACTACACTGATAACTCACGTGATTATATCATGTCTCACCCACCAGCAGCGTTCAAGATCAACCTGTACTCTATCTATGCACAGGATGAGATCCAGATCACTGACCGTTTCAAACTGACTCCTGGTGTGCGTTTAGATTATACCAGCCTGCCTAACAAGCAACCGCTGAGCGTGAAAACAACTGGTGCTCCTGTAGATGCAAATTATGGTACTACTTATACGTATACCAAACCAAGCGATATCAAGAACAAGTACCTGAATAACGTACAGATCTCTCCACGCTTAGGTTTCAACTTCGACATCAATGGCGATCAGAGTCTGATCCTGCGTGGTGGTACTGGTATCTTCACCGGTCGTATTCCTTTCGCATGGTTAGGTTACGCTTACTACAACAATGGTGTAACTTATGGCGCGTACGATAAGAAATTCGGTTATACAAGCGCCAGCGATGCTCCTGCTACTGGTTCTAATCCTGTAAAGGTGAACAGCCAGGGTGCTGCACAGTTTGTGACTGCACAGGGTGTAGATGTACATGATGCAACTGGTGCTACACAGGTGGATATGATCGACAACAACTTTAAGATGCCATCTATGTGGAGAAGCAGCTTAGCGTTGGATTATTCTACACAGAACCAATGGCGTTTCACTGTAGAAGGTATTTATACAAAGACTATCAACGATCTGAAATTCCAGCAGGTAAACCTGGTTGATAATCCTTATTATCTGCCTTATGATACTAAACACCAGCAGCCAATCTATACTGGTGCTAAGATCAACTCTAAATATACGAACGCTTATCTGTTATCAAATACTAAGAAGGGTTACCGTTACAGCATTACAGGTCAGGCAAACAAGACATGGAAGTTTGGTCTGAATGCAAGTGTAGCGTATACTTATGGTCAGTCTAAAGATATCACCAATGGTATCCGTAACTCAATGGAGTCTAACTGGCAGCTGAATCAGGCACTGAGTCCTAACAATCCTGGTCTGGCTTATTCTAACTTTGATATCCGTCATCGTATCGTTGCGACAACTACTTACAAAGTTGACTGGACTAAGGAGAATCGTTGGGTAGCAACCTTTGCAGTGTTCTTTAATACATCTTCTGGTGTTCCTTTCTCTTACGGATTTGTGAACAGTACAATTCAGGGTACTCCACAGCAGGTAAGTCTGGTGTATATTCCAAAGGATCAGGCAGAGGCTCGTACTTTCTTCACTGCTGCTAATCAGGATATGGCAGATGCATTCTTTGCTTATGTAGATGGTAATAAGTATCTGAAGACACGTAAGGGTGAGTTTACAGAACGTAATGGTGGTCGTACACCCTGGAATACTTCTGCTGACTTCCGTTTCACACAGGATTTCAATTTCAAGAGTGGTAAGACGCTGCATACAATCACGCTTACTTATGATATCGTGAATGTGACGAATTTGATTAATAAGAATTGGGGTATACAGTACTTCTCTCCGAATACATTCAACTCAACAGCGAGTGTAGGTTTGAAGACTGCGACTGCTGGTTCAGCGACTACAAATCCTGTTTATACATGGACTAATCCAGGAACTCCTTATTCAAAGGATTTCTTTTCGAGCAGACATCAGATGCAGTTAGGTTTGAGGTATAGTTTCTAA
- a CDS encoding TonB-dependent receptor: MKQLLESALLCVCILLCAILPSFAFDNGRITGKVTDQKTGEPLIGVTVLIQGTTQGTVTDVTGNYTLNIAPGTYTLEFKYMGYQTKAVTEVIVKGSNATSLPVIMDEPTSKNLAEVVIKGSFKQETINALYTQQKNNAAVSDGISADVIKKSPDRSTGEVLKRVSGTTIQDNKFVIVRGLSDRYNVALVDNANLPSTEPNRKAFSFDIIPANMIDNIVITKSATPELPGDFAGGVINVQTKEIPEQQFFDISLGTGFNTVSTFQPFKTGYKTSTDILGFDNGARQLPSAFPSTTAIVNNQLSAAQTRAAEKSLNNDYRVRERNGAPAINLQGSWGDHWDTKKHGSLGVIAGVTYSHNETVAKDMIRHYDNFDYTDNVYKYSSNLGAVANVGYTTGKSKLVWRNIYNKIFDDNFLYREGDNIGSSKYINYYAFDLIQKSLFKTSVEGDHQVGQGQSKVNWLLSYNKVTNNQPDQRKVSYGRAIDDASAVMVADIGSVGKANSRLFSDLDENIYIASANYSHPFRFLDNKSLFKAGVLGQYRSRDFHARYIGMKLDPTKDGGDVVAQRPISTLFGDDVIDQDFYDLNDITSTADEYRATTLTTAGYAQLDNRLSDKIRIVWGVRVESYTMKLKSPINNASINLDNNWLDVLPSANITYALNERSNLRGSYYRTVARPELREIAPLAYYDYEMSSLINGNINLKRSQIDNADLRYEIFPAAGEVVSGSVFYKYFNNPIESRVTSSGLSQYDVTPYNYPNAYNVGVEVEVRKKLGFIAPHSFLDNVTFYANVAYIKSVVSDNTTTTAKDRPLSGQSNYVVNTSLGYALPNDKLSFNLLYNRIGQRLYLVGEGGGADGSGRLGNIYESPRNLLDFQANLNVSKRSGFRLNIKDLLNARYQFYYDQNGNNKFDNPVYQKGSINSGEDYLLQQYRPGTSFTLTFTYHLSK, encoded by the coding sequence GTGAAGCAACTTTTAGAGTCCGCACTCTTATGTGTCTGTATACTTTTGTGCGCTATATTGCCATCTTTTGCATTCGATAATGGAAGAATCACTGGAAAGGTAACTGACCAGAAAACCGGGGAGCCGTTAATTGGCGTAACCGTATTAATCCAGGGGACTACCCAGGGCACTGTAACTGATGTAACGGGGAACTATACTTTGAATATTGCACCTGGTACCTATACACTCGAGTTCAAATACATGGGGTATCAGACTAAAGCAGTCACTGAAGTGATTGTAAAAGGTAGTAATGCTACCAGTCTGCCCGTGATCATGGACGAACCTACTTCCAAAAACCTGGCAGAAGTAGTGATCAAAGGCTCTTTCAAGCAGGAAACAATCAACGCATTATATACTCAGCAGAAAAATAACGCCGCTGTATCAGACGGGATCTCTGCCGATGTAATTAAGAAATCGCCGGATCGCAGTACTGGCGAAGTACTGAAGCGTGTAAGCGGTACTACTATCCAGGATAATAAGTTCGTAATCGTACGAGGTCTGAGTGATCGTTACAATGTAGCGCTGGTGGACAATGCCAACCTGCCAAGTACAGAACCTAACCGTAAGGCATTCTCATTCGATATCATTCCTGCGAATATGATCGACAACATTGTTATCACCAAATCCGCTACACCTGAATTGCCTGGTGACTTTGCGGGTGGTGTGATCAATGTACAAACTAAAGAAATTCCTGAACAACAATTCTTCGATATCTCATTAGGAACCGGATTCAATACCGTTTCTACTTTCCAGCCTTTCAAAACGGGTTATAAAACAAGCACTGATATCTTAGGTTTTGATAATGGCGCACGTCAGTTGCCATCAGCTTTTCCATCTACTACAGCAATCGTGAACAACCAGCTGAGTGCTGCACAAACACGCGCTGCAGAGAAGTCGCTGAACAATGATTATCGTGTAAGAGAACGCAATGGCGCACCCGCCATCAACCTGCAGGGTAGCTGGGGAGATCATTGGGATACTAAGAAACATGGTAGCCTGGGTGTGATTGCAGGTGTGACTTATTCACACAATGAAACGGTGGCGAAAGACATGATCAGGCACTATGACAACTTCGATTATACTGACAATGTGTATAAATACTCTTCTAACCTGGGTGCTGTAGCAAACGTAGGTTACACTACTGGCAAAAGCAAACTGGTATGGAGAAACATTTACAACAAGATCTTTGATGACAACTTCCTGTATAGAGAAGGTGACAATATCGGTAGCTCTAAGTATATCAACTACTATGCATTTGACCTGATTCAGAAATCACTGTTCAAAACATCCGTAGAAGGTGATCACCAGGTAGGACAGGGACAAAGTAAAGTAAACTGGTTATTGTCTTACAACAAAGTCACCAACAACCAGCCTGACCAGCGTAAAGTATCTTATGGCCGTGCCATCGATGATGCATCTGCTGTAATGGTAGCTGATATCGGATCGGTAGGTAAAGCCAACAGCCGCCTGTTTTCTGATCTGGATGAAAACATCTATATCGCCAGTGCAAACTATTCACATCCTTTCCGCTTCCTTGACAACAAGAGCCTGTTCAAAGCAGGTGTGTTAGGACAGTACCGTTCCAGAGATTTTCATGCCCGCTATATTGGTATGAAACTGGATCCCACTAAAGATGGTGGCGATGTAGTCGCACAACGTCCAATCAGCACCTTGTTTGGTGATGATGTGATCGATCAGGATTTCTATGACCTGAATGATATCACCTCTACAGCAGATGAATACAGGGCGACGACACTGACTACAGCAGGATATGCACAACTCGATAACCGTCTTTCTGATAAGATCCGTATCGTATGGGGTGTGCGTGTAGAGTCGTACACCATGAAGTTGAAATCACCAATCAATAACGCATCTATTAACCTGGACAATAACTGGTTGGATGTATTGCCTTCAGCAAACATTACTTATGCACTGAATGAGCGTTCCAACCTGCGTGGTTCTTATTACAGAACAGTAGCAAGACCAGAGCTGCGTGAGATTGCGCCATTAGCATATTACGACTATGAGATGTCTTCACTCATCAATGGTAATATCAACCTGAAGCGCAGTCAGATTGATAACGCGGATCTGCGTTATGAAATCTTCCCTGCAGCAGGTGAAGTCGTGTCAGGATCTGTGTTCTACAAATACTTCAATAACCCGATAGAAAGCAGGGTAACATCTTCTGGTCTGAGCCAGTATGATGTAACGCCTTATAACTATCCGAATGCATACAATGTAGGTGTGGAAGTAGAAGTGCGAAAGAAACTGGGATTCATAGCACCGCATAGCTTCCTGGACAATGTGACTTTCTATGCGAACGTAGCCTATATCAAATCTGTAGTATCTGACAATACAACTACTACTGCGAAAGACAGACCATTATCCGGTCAATCTAACTACGTAGTAAATACAAGTCTTGGTTATGCACTGCCTAATGATAAGCTGAGCTTTAACCTGCTGTATAACAGAATCGGCCAGCGTCTGTACCTGGTAGGTGAAGGTGGTGGCGCAGATGGTTCCGGCAGACTTGGTAACATCTACGAAAGCCCAAGAAACCTGCTGGACTTCCAGGCTAACCTGAATGTGAGCAAGCGTAGTGGTTTCCGTCTGAACATCAAAGACCTGTTAAATGCCCGTTATCAGTTCTACTATGACCAGAATGGTAACAACAAATTCGATAATCCTGTATATCAAAAAGGAAGCATCAACTCCGGCGAAGACTATCTGTTACAGCAGTATCGCCCTGGCACATCATTCACATTGACTTTTACATATCATTTATCAAAGTAG
- a CDS encoding UDP-2,3-diacylglucosamine diphosphatase: MSDKRPLDIVVISDVHLGIYGCHAKELVQYLDSIDPKILILNGDIIDIWQFSKRYFPKAHTKVIRRILKMTGKGTDVYYLTGNHDEALRKFAGFGLGNLTIDNKLILDVDGKKHWFFHGDVYDITMKNSKWLAKLGGKGYDLLIILNRLVNNILESMGREKMSFSKKVKHGVKQAVKFISDFEQIVAEIAVDKGFDVVACGHIHQPIIKEMVHNGKTVTYLNSGDWVESLTSLEYVNKEWTLYQYPVTKTKVVLPEEEEDQQIWGDIDLSKAVTFPNS, translated from the coding sequence ATGTCCGATAAACGCCCACTTGATATAGTCGTTATTTCCGATGTACATCTCGGAATATACGGCTGTCACGCAAAAGAGCTTGTCCAATACCTAGATAGCATCGATCCTAAGATACTGATTCTCAATGGAGATATTATCGACATCTGGCAGTTCAGCAAACGCTACTTCCCAAAAGCGCATACCAAGGTGATCCGCAGAATCCTGAAAATGACAGGAAAGGGAACGGATGTATATTATCTGACCGGCAACCACGACGAAGCCCTCCGCAAATTTGCCGGGTTCGGTTTGGGTAACCTCACTATCGATAATAAACTCATCCTGGACGTAGACGGCAAAAAACACTGGTTCTTTCATGGAGACGTATATGATATAACCATGAAAAACTCCAAGTGGCTTGCAAAACTGGGGGGCAAAGGCTATGACCTGCTCATTATTCTCAACCGCCTGGTGAACAATATCCTGGAAAGCATGGGAAGGGAAAAGATGAGCTTTTCCAAAAAGGTGAAACATGGGGTGAAACAAGCAGTGAAATTCATCTCCGACTTTGAACAGATCGTAGCTGAAATCGCTGTTGACAAAGGATTTGATGTAGTAGCCTGTGGGCATATCCACCAGCCAATCATTAAGGAAATGGTACATAACGGTAAGACGGTAACGTACCTGAACTCCGGCGACTGGGTGGAAAGCCTCACTTCTCTCGAATATGTAAATAAAGAATGGACCCTCTACCAATACCCTGTAACGAAAACAAAAGTAGTACTGCCGGAAGAGGAAGAAGATCAGCAGATATGGGGGGATATTGATTTGTCGAAAGCAGTGACTTTCCCTAATTCATAA
- a CDS encoding DUF47 domain-containing protein, whose translation MGGFNSFVKLFIPKDRVFYSLFEDVAANLVEMGKVLIELVNSTDPAVRKDKTHLIERLEHKNDDFTHRIFVELGQNFITPFDREDIHHLASTLDDVADYIHGSAKRLDLYKVVEISDSVRKLADLIYQGCVELHKAIPELRTMSNMRNITDACVRINSLENHADDIYDMAIADLFEKESNNAGELLKMRELYQALEIATDKCEDCANVIESIIIKYA comes from the coding sequence ATGGGAGGCTTTAATTCCTTTGTTAAATTGTTTATTCCTAAGGACAGGGTATTCTATTCATTATTTGAGGATGTAGCTGCCAATCTGGTGGAAATGGGAAAAGTATTGATAGAACTGGTAAATTCTACAGACCCTGCTGTAAGAAAGGATAAGACGCACCTGATCGAAAGACTGGAGCATAAGAACGACGATTTTACCCATCGCATATTCGTAGAACTGGGCCAGAACTTCATCACCCCTTTTGACCGTGAAGATATTCACCACCTGGCATCTACGCTGGATGACGTAGCAGATTATATTCATGGCTCTGCCAAACGTTTAGATCTGTATAAAGTGGTAGAAATCAGCGATAGCGTTCGTAAACTGGCAGACCTGATCTACCAGGGTTGCGTAGAGTTGCACAAGGCGATCCCTGAACTGAGAACCATGTCTAACATGCGTAATATCACAGATGCCTGTGTAAGGATCAACAGCCTGGAAAACCATGCTGATGATATCTATGATATGGCCATCGCAGACCTGTTCGAGAAAGAATCCAACAATGCAGGCGAGCTGCTGAAAATGCGTGAATTGTATCAGGCACTGGAAATCGCTACCGATAAATGCGAAGACTGCGCCAACGTGATCGAATCTATCATTATTAAATATGCATAG